A stretch of the Longimicrobiaceae bacterium genome encodes the following:
- a CDS encoding acylphosphatase, whose translation MPEAAYRVHGRVQGVGFRWWTRSRARGLGLAGTVRNCPDGSVEVRARGPADALAALRDVLGLGPPGSRVDRVEELPPTPIEGDAFEIVR comes from the coding sequence ATGCCCGAGGCCGCGTACCGCGTCCACGGACGGGTCCAGGGGGTGGGGTTCCGCTGGTGGACCCGCTCCCGGGCCCGCGGCCTCGGCCTCGCGGGGACGGTGCGCAACTGCCCGGACGGCTCCGTGGAGGTGAGGGCGCGCGGACCGGCGGATGCGCTCGCCGCGCTCCGCGACGTGCTCGGCCTAGGTCCACCCGGCTCCCGGGTGGACCGGGTCGAGGAGCTCCCCCCCACCCCGATCGAGGGCGACGCCTTCGAGATCGTCCGCTGA